A window of Clostridium taeniosporum genomic DNA:
ATTTTCCTATTCTATTACTTAACTCAGCTTGTGTTATTTTAAAATCTTCTAGTAATTTTTTATAAGCTAATGCTTCTTCAATTGGATTTAAGTCTTCTCTTTGAATATTTTCAATTAAAGATATTTCTAATATATCTTTATCACTTATATCCATGACTATGCATGGTAACTCTTTTAATCCTGCTATTTTAGCAGCTCTCCATCTTCTTTCACCAGCTACAATTACAAATTCATTTTTATCTATCTGTCTTACTATCAATGGTTGTATTATACCATGTTGTTTTATAGATTGAGCTAGTTCAATTATTTTTTCTGAATCAAATGCTTTTCTTGGTTGCTCTTTATCACTTTTTATTTTATTTAATGATATTAATATATTGTTTGATTTATTATCTTTAGTAGTTTCTTGCTTAACATTTTCTTCTACTTCATCTGGTATAAGTGCTCCCAGACCTTTACCTAATCCGAACTTCTTTGCCATTTAAAATCCCCCTATTCCTGTTTAGATAAAAATTCTTTAGTTAATTTAACATACGCTTCTGCACCTTTACATTTATCATCATATAACATAATAGGTAAACCAAAACTAGGTGCTTCTGCAAGTCTTATATTCCTTGGAATAGTTGTTTCATACACCTTACTTTTAAAATATTTTTTTACTTCATTAAATACTTCATTGCTAAGATTTGTTCTATAGTCATACATAGTCATGACTACACCCTCAATTTCTAATTTTTTATTTAAAGACTTTTTAACTAATTGAATAGTATTAACTAACTGACTTACACCTTCTAGTGCATAAAATTCACATTGAATAGGAATTAAAACAGAATCTGAACATGTTAATGCATTTATAGTTAATAGTCCTAATGATGGAGGGCAATCTATCAACACATAATCATATTC
This region includes:
- a CDS encoding ParB/RepB/Spo0J family partition protein, coding for MAKKFGLGKGLGALIPDEVEENVKQETTKDNKSNNILISLNKIKSDKEQPRKAFDSEKIIELAQSIKQHGIIQPLIVRQIDKNEFVIVAGERRWRAAKIAGLKELPCIVMDISDKDILEISLIENIQREDLNPIEEALAYKKLLEDFKITQAELSNRIGKSRVTIANTMRLINLDERVQQYLIEGIITEGHGRALLSIDNNDLQCEFAQKVIDNKLSVRELERLIKNINSKKENKETVKELNPYYKDLRNQLQNYFGTKVNILDKKNKGKIEIEYYSEEDLQRILDIINIQ
- a CDS encoding ParA family protein: MKTICVFNQKGGVGKTTTNINLCGYLAMSGYKVLTIDIDPQGNTTSGLGLDKRNLNVSMYDVLTTDISMKESIVRTDLVENLFIAPSTMELAGAEIEVIGKENRENIMKTKLKEIETEYDYVLIDCPPSLGLLTINALTCSDSVLIPIQCEFYALEGVSQLVNTIQLVKKSLNKKLEIEGVVMTMYDYRTNLSNEVFNEVKKYFKSKVYETTIPRNIRLAEAPSFGLPIMLYDDKCKGAEAYVKLTKEFLSKQE